The Coleofasciculaceae cyanobacterium genome includes a window with the following:
- a CDS encoding aldo/keto reductase — MKINRRDVFKLASASGLVAAGLAASKQIIRPLSAQNSSATEVKEGEMLYRQLGRREKVSVIGLGGHHIGRPQDEQLAIKLIRTAIDGGINFMDNCWDYHEGNSELRMGKALQNGYRDRAFVMTKIDGRTKESAAKQIEQSLQRLQTDRIDLLQHHEIIRLEDPDRVFAPGGSMEAVLEAQKAGKVRYIGFTGHKDPLVHLRMLQIAEQNNFHFDAVQMPLNVMDAHFRSFERQVLPVLVEKEIGVLGMKSMGDPYILKSKTVTPIECLHYTMNLPTSTVITGIEKMSILDQAFEAVRTFQPMNEEQVNALLDRTRQAAATGQYELFKTTSKFDGTAKNPQWLG; from the coding sequence ATGAAAATTAACAGACGAGATGTATTCAAGTTAGCTTCTGCATCGGGCTTAGTTGCCGCAGGTTTAGCAGCTTCAAAGCAAATAATCAGACCTCTTTCGGCGCAAAATTCATCAGCTACTGAAGTTAAAGAAGGAGAAATGCTATATCGTCAACTAGGGCGCAGAGAAAAAGTATCTGTAATTGGTTTGGGTGGTCATCATATTGGCAGACCACAAGATGAGCAACTCGCCATCAAGTTGATTCGCACCGCGATCGATGGCGGGATTAACTTTATGGACAATTGCTGGGATTATCACGAAGGAAATAGCGAACTGAGAATGGGGAAAGCTCTTCAAAATGGTTATCGCGATCGAGCGTTTGTGATGACTAAAATTGATGGTCGAACCAAAGAATCTGCGGCAAAACAGATCGAACAGTCCCTTCAACGTTTACAAACCGATCGCATTGATTTACTGCAACATCACGAAATTATTCGCCTAGAAGACCCCGATCGCGTCTTTGCGCCTGGTGGCTCGATGGAAGCGGTATTGGAGGCTCAAAAAGCTGGTAAAGTTCGTTATATCGGCTTTACGGGGCATAAAGATCCATTAGTCCATCTAAGAATGTTACAAATTGCCGAACAAAACAACTTCCATTTTGATGCGGTACAAATGCCTTTAAATGTAATGGACGCTCATTTTAGAAGTTTTGAACGCCAAGTTTTACCCGTCCTCGTCGAGAAGGAAATTGGCGTATTGGGCATGAAATCAATGGGAGATCCTTACATTCTTAAGAGTAAAACTGTAACTCCAATTGAATGCCTTCATTACACGATGAATCTACCCACTTCTACAGTAATTACGGGTATTGAAAAAATGTCGATTTTGGATCAAGCATTCGAGGCAGTCAGAACTTTTCAACCTATGAACGAAGAACAAGTCAATGCACTGCTCGATCGCACTCGCCAAGCAGCAGCAACGGGTCAGTATGAACTATTTAAAACGACTAGCAAATTCGACGGTACGGCTAAAAATCCTCAGTGGTTGGGATGA
- a CDS encoding dynamin family protein, which produces MDKLIVDRALVQYQSSLDNLLSKLQVFATEINNRQLQVTIRNLRTNINEPFLFVVVGEVKAGKSSFINALLQADICKTAADPCTDIIQQIIYSQEIFEQPVSQYLRKIGLPNEILKTLSVVDTPGTNTIVENHQEITKEFIPNSDLIFFVFFAKNPYTRSAWELLDYVNSEWRKKVVFVLQQADLAKPEELAKNKEKLAELAVQKGIQSPVVFATSVEWEVNGEQDISGFKEVRNYIQQTLKDGSTKKLKLQGVAKTSEQIIDLLRKDLLSVQQQLIKDRTIVSKIKSKLLQNKRQSGFELESLINRLLFKYDTITARVKEDFREQLSLFTLVKGSFAVLFRTKKSAPTWMDELKHSCENELKVSLGEISQDGIKHFVGGIRELLQSLVEDLHDIKVNQISTNVITVNTIESRQEIVEDVQQKVATLLDDKTFLHSIESVNASVAPRFLGGGAATVAGTAIAALTEIVLLDIIGTAFAGVGLLFAGGTLVLKKRKIIKQFEEKLDNEKARFKNELSAKLNSKLDIIYEEIERNFVNIYNYVEAEEEKVLPLVDQFKQIEQEAKQLTIRR; this is translated from the coding sequence ATGGATAAACTTATTGTCGATCGGGCATTGGTTCAATATCAGTCGAGCTTAGACAACTTATTAAGCAAGCTACAAGTATTTGCTACAGAAATTAATAATCGACAGCTTCAGGTAACTATACGTAACTTACGGACAAATATTAACGAGCCATTTTTGTTCGTGGTAGTAGGAGAAGTTAAAGCGGGCAAAAGTAGCTTTATTAATGCTTTATTGCAGGCAGATATTTGTAAAACCGCAGCCGATCCTTGTACTGACATAATCCAGCAGATTATTTATAGCCAAGAGATATTTGAACAACCCGTTAGCCAATATTTGCGGAAGATTGGTTTGCCCAATGAGATCTTGAAAACGCTGTCTGTGGTGGATACTCCTGGAACAAATACTATAGTAGAAAATCATCAGGAGATTACCAAAGAGTTTATTCCTAATAGCGATCTGATCTTTTTTGTTTTCTTTGCCAAAAATCCCTATACTCGTAGTGCTTGGGAATTATTGGATTACGTCAATAGTGAGTGGCGCAAGAAAGTCGTCTTTGTACTGCAACAGGCGGATCTAGCTAAACCCGAAGAACTAGCCAAAAACAAGGAAAAGCTGGCAGAATTAGCTGTGCAAAAGGGTATTCAGTCCCCCGTGGTGTTTGCTACCTCTGTGGAGTGGGAAGTCAATGGTGAACAGGATATTAGTGGCTTTAAAGAAGTAAGAAACTATATTCAGCAAACCCTCAAAGATGGCAGTACTAAAAAATTAAAGCTTCAGGGTGTAGCCAAAACCAGCGAACAAATTATCGATTTACTCAGAAAAGACTTGCTATCCGTCCAACAGCAGTTAATCAAAGATCGAACAATAGTGAGCAAAATTAAGAGTAAATTACTACAAAACAAAAGACAGTCAGGTTTTGAACTAGAATCTTTGATTAATAGATTACTATTTAAATACGACACAATTACCGCAAGGGTAAAAGAAGACTTTCGCGAACAATTATCTTTATTTACCTTAGTTAAAGGTTCGTTTGCGGTGCTATTTCGCACCAAAAAATCTGCCCCAACCTGGATGGATGAATTAAAGCACAGCTGTGAGAATGAGTTAAAGGTTTCTTTAGGTGAGATATCTCAGGATGGCATTAAGCACTTTGTTGGGGGAATTAGAGAGTTGTTACAAAGCTTGGTAGAGGACTTGCATGATATTAAAGTCAATCAAATTAGTACTAATGTAATTACCGTTAATACCATTGAAAGTCGCCAGGAAATAGTCGAAGATGTACAGCAAAAAGTTGCAACTTTGCTAGACGACAAAACTTTCCTTCATTCTATTGAATCAGTTAATGCCAGTGTTGCGCCCAGGTTTCTTGGTGGTGGTGCAGCTACCGTTGCAGGTACGGCGATCGCAGCCCTTACTGAAATTGTATTATTAGATATTATCGGCACTGCCTTTGCAGGAGTTGGTTTGTTGTTTGCTGGGGGAACGTTAGTGCTAAAAAAACGCAAGATTATCAAACAGTTTGAAGAAAAACTAGACAATGAAAAAGCTCGGTTTAAAAATGAACTATCGGCTAAATTGAATTCCAAATTAGATATTATCTACGAAGAAATTGAGCGCAATTTTGTTAACATTTACAATTATGTTGAAGCTGAAGAAGAAAAGGTTTTGCCTTTAGTAGATCAATTCAAACAAATAGAACAAGAAGCAAAACAATTGACCATTAGACGTTAA